The following coding sequences are from one Streptomyces dengpaensis window:
- a CDS encoding MFS transporter, producing MPLALLALAIGAFGIGTTEFVIMGVLPEVAGDFGVSIPTAGLLVTGYALGVVIGAPIMTALGTKVSRKRMLMLLMGLFVFGNLLSAVAPAFGLMLAGRVVASLAHGAFFGIGSVVAAELVAPEKKAGAIAMMFSGLTIANVVGVPLGTLIGQSAGWRVTFAGVAALGVIGLLGVAKLVPEMPKPEGVHLRHELAAFKNVQVLLAMAMTVLGFGGVFAAITYIAPMMTHVTGFADGSVTWLLVLFGLGMVGGNLIGGKFADRALMPMLCVSLGGLAVVLALFTVTAHNKILAAVSIALIGALGFATVPPLQKRVLDQAHGAPTLASAVNIGAFNLGNALSAWLGGLVIAAGLGYTAPNWVGAVLAASALVLAVLSAVLERRADAPSVVVAGGPPAEQRATVHS from the coding sequence ATGCCTCTCGCGCTTCTGGCCCTCGCGATCGGGGCCTTCGGAATCGGAACCACCGAGTTCGTGATCATGGGTGTGCTGCCCGAGGTCGCCGGTGACTTCGGAGTTTCCATCCCCACCGCCGGACTGCTGGTGACCGGCTATGCCCTCGGCGTGGTGATCGGCGCCCCGATCATGACCGCGCTCGGAACGAAGGTGTCCCGCAAGCGGATGCTGATGCTGCTCATGGGGCTGTTCGTGTTCGGCAATCTGCTCTCTGCCGTCGCCCCGGCCTTCGGGCTGATGCTGGCTGGCCGCGTGGTCGCCTCGCTCGCCCACGGCGCCTTCTTCGGGATCGGCTCGGTGGTCGCTGCCGAACTCGTCGCGCCCGAGAAGAAGGCCGGTGCGATCGCCATGATGTTCAGCGGGCTCACGATCGCCAACGTTGTCGGCGTTCCGCTGGGCACACTGATCGGGCAGTCCGCAGGCTGGCGTGTCACCTTCGCCGGTGTCGCCGCGCTCGGTGTGATCGGCCTGCTGGGTGTCGCCAAGCTCGTCCCCGAGATGCCGAAGCCCGAAGGCGTCCACCTGCGTCACGAGCTGGCCGCCTTCAAGAATGTCCAGGTTCTGCTGGCTATGGCGATGACCGTGCTCGGCTTCGGCGGTGTCTTCGCGGCCATCACCTACATCGCGCCGATGATGACGCACGTCACGGGCTTCGCCGACGGCTCCGTCACCTGGCTGCTGGTCCTCTTCGGCCTCGGCATGGTCGGCGGGAACCTCATCGGCGGCAAGTTCGCCGACCGCGCGCTGATGCCGATGCTCTGCGTGTCCCTGGGCGGCCTCGCCGTCGTGCTCGCCCTGTTCACCGTCACCGCGCACAACAAGATCCTCGCGGCTGTTTCGATCGCCCTGATCGGCGCTCTGGGCTTCGCGACCGTGCCGCCGCTGCAGAAGCGCGTCCTCGACCAGGCGCACGGAGCGCCCACGCTGGCCTCGGCAGTGAACATCGGCGCCTTCAACCTCGGCAACGCTCTCTCCGCCTGGCTCGGCGGCCTCGTCATCGCGGCGGGCCTGGGCTACACCGCCCCCAACTGGGTCGGCGCCGTCCTCGCCGCGAGCGCGCTCGTCCTCGCCGTCCTCTCGGCCGTCCTGGAGCGCCGCGCGGACGCCCCCAGCGTCGTCGTCGCCGGCGGCCCCCCGGCCGAGCAGCGGGCCACCGTCCACTCCTGA
- a CDS encoding GNAT family N-acetyltransferase, producing the protein MSTPSLAALPIRRLTPRDLTACADLSEDRGWPREEHKWSLLLAAGTGYGIDDPDGGLVSACVVTDYGPRERPDLGAIGMVFVAERHARRGVGRRLIRHVVAEMGTTPLTLHATQYGLPLYEELGFKVTGHAEMVRGHFVPSGSEPRVITRPATAEDLTAVLRLDKEVFGADRTHVITRLPAFSDQLRVAEENGRITGYASAWPNMDNHVVGPLIARDTETAKALIASLAAHTDQPLRTDIDVRHEKLLSWLKERGLASIAFNAVMTYGISELPGDWTRRFAPLTVAAG; encoded by the coding sequence GTGTCGACACCATCCCTCGCCGCTCTGCCCATCCGCCGCCTGACGCCTCGCGATCTCACCGCCTGCGCCGACCTGTCCGAGGACCGGGGCTGGCCCCGCGAGGAACACAAGTGGAGTCTGCTCCTCGCGGCAGGAACCGGTTACGGCATCGACGACCCCGACGGCGGGCTCGTCAGCGCCTGCGTCGTGACCGACTACGGACCGCGGGAGCGCCCTGATCTGGGTGCGATCGGCATGGTGTTCGTCGCCGAGAGGCATGCCCGCCGGGGCGTCGGCCGCCGACTGATACGGCATGTGGTCGCGGAGATGGGGACCACTCCGCTGACCCTGCATGCGACGCAGTATGGCCTCCCGCTCTATGAGGAACTGGGCTTCAAGGTCACAGGTCACGCCGAGATGGTCCGAGGACACTTCGTCCCCAGCGGCTCGGAGCCCCGGGTCATCACCCGCCCGGCCACGGCCGAAGATCTCACCGCCGTGCTCCGGCTCGACAAGGAGGTCTTCGGAGCCGACCGTACGCATGTGATCACGCGGCTGCCCGCCTTCTCCGACCAGCTGCGCGTCGCCGAGGAGAACGGCCGGATCACCGGATACGCGTCGGCCTGGCCCAACATGGACAACCATGTCGTGGGTCCGCTGATCGCCCGTGACACCGAGACCGCGAAGGCACTCATCGCCTCGCTGGCCGCCCACACCGACCAACCGCTGCGCACCGACATCGACGTACGGCACGAGAAGCTGCTGTCCTGGCTGAAGGAGCGCGGCCTGGCGTCCATCGCCTTCAACGCGGTCATGACGTATGGGATCTCGGAGCTGCCCGGTGATTGGACACGACGCTTCGCTCCGTTGACGGTGGCGGCGGGCTAG
- a CDS encoding HAD family hydrolase, giving the protein MARLHLFDLDGILLHGSTAPVEISRQLGLETETVALEQAISAGLIGPPEYATQVHALWVELTAAHVTAAFEGAPWMSGIQDVWAESRTNGDYCAVISLSRSFFVERLTAWGAHAAYGSRFPAVPFTEPLDPAGVLSSAAKVQIADRLCEKLGVSQADCVVYGDSLSDKDLFGAVPVSVAINADRYLEGLATHSYVGRDLWDAYELVRRAR; this is encoded by the coding sequence ATGGCACGACTTCATCTCTTCGATCTCGACGGGATATTGCTGCACGGGAGCACCGCACCGGTGGAGATCTCACGGCAACTCGGGCTGGAGACCGAGACCGTGGCGCTCGAGCAGGCGATCTCCGCGGGGCTTATAGGTCCGCCGGAGTACGCCACGCAGGTGCATGCCCTGTGGGTGGAGCTCACCGCCGCACATGTGACGGCGGCGTTCGAGGGGGCGCCCTGGATGTCCGGCATCCAGGATGTCTGGGCCGAGAGCCGGACGAATGGCGACTACTGCGCCGTCATCTCGCTGTCACGCTCCTTCTTCGTGGAGCGGCTGACGGCGTGGGGAGCGCACGCGGCGTACGGCTCGCGCTTCCCGGCCGTGCCGTTCACCGAGCCCCTCGATCCGGCGGGTGTTCTGAGCAGCGCGGCCAAAGTGCAGATCGCGGACCGGCTCTGTGAAAAGTTGGGGGTGAGCCAGGCCGATTGCGTCGTCTATGGCGACTCATTGTCGGACAAGGACCTGTTCGGTGCCGTGCCGGTATCCGTCGCGATCAATGCGGATCGGTATCTGGAGGGCCTCGCCACCCACTCCTACGTGGGGCGGGATCTGTGGGATGCCTATGAATTGGTTCGCCGCGCCCGGTAA
- a CDS encoding globin domain-containing protein: MFEARHTMDAPTTASADNGTSGGNGGGGWFTPRKEPAPSGEEQGAGDGRRLAAMRPVGRPATGQQAPGQGTPEQERISPAVEAAPPSPQAAPTHREVAPTGTRPREAVPTETRPYQTPQPEARRREPEPAYNPHEAVRPQSGPAHPGHGSPQPVAGQEPRVPVQRPAPESVPAPAPAPEASPDAVLIRRTMAEVGPVADKVTSYFYALLFVRHPDLRSLFPAAMDTQRDRLLKALLTAAEHIDNTPVLVEYLQNLGRGHRKYGTRPEHYPAVGECLIGSLSRYASAVWDHEMEAAWVRAYTTISQVMIDAAAADELRAPAWWYAEVVSHDLRTPDIAVLTVRPDQPYPFLAGQYTSLETPWWPRVWRHYSFASAPRSDGLLSFHVKAVPAGWVSNALVHRARPGDILRLGPPAGSMTVDHSTDSGLLCLGGGTGIAPIKALVEDVAEHGERRPVEVFYGARTDHDLYDIDTMLRLQQSHPWLAVRPVVDQQAHLQLPDVVREYGPWNEYDAYLSGPPGMIRSGVDALMDIGIPSDRIRHDSLEELVAAGD, translated from the coding sequence ATGTTCGAGGCGAGGCACACCATGGACGCTCCGACCACCGCGTCGGCCGACAACGGCACTTCCGGCGGCAACGGAGGGGGCGGTTGGTTCACGCCGCGCAAAGAGCCGGCGCCTTCCGGCGAGGAGCAGGGGGCAGGCGACGGCCGTCGGCTGGCCGCGATGCGTCCGGTCGGCCGTCCGGCCACGGGGCAGCAAGCGCCTGGGCAGGGAACGCCGGAGCAGGAACGAATATCCCCGGCCGTGGAAGCGGCACCCCCCTCGCCCCAGGCGGCGCCGACGCACCGTGAGGTAGCGCCGACCGGGACGCGGCCCCGTGAGGCAGTACCGACGGAGACGCGCCCCTACCAGACCCCGCAGCCCGAGGCGCGGCGCCGGGAGCCGGAACCCGCCTACAACCCCCATGAAGCCGTCCGGCCGCAATCAGGTCCCGCGCATCCTGGCCACGGCTCTCCCCAGCCCGTTGCCGGCCAGGAGCCCCGGGTGCCCGTCCAAAGGCCCGCTCCGGAGTCCGTCCCGGCGCCGGCTCCCGCTCCGGAGGCGTCCCCCGACGCCGTGCTGATCCGCCGGACCATGGCCGAGGTCGGCCCCGTCGCCGACAAGGTCACCTCCTACTTCTACGCGCTGCTCTTCGTCCGCCACCCGGACTTGCGCTCCCTGTTCCCCGCCGCGATGGACACCCAGCGGGACCGACTGCTCAAGGCGCTGCTAACGGCCGCCGAGCACATCGACAACACCCCGGTCCTAGTCGAGTATCTGCAGAACCTCGGCCGTGGACACCGCAAGTACGGCACCCGGCCCGAGCACTACCCGGCCGTCGGCGAGTGCCTCATCGGCTCGCTCAGCCGGTACGCCTCGGCAGTCTGGGACCACGAGATGGAGGCGGCCTGGGTGCGCGCCTACACGACGATCTCGCAGGTCATGATCGACGCGGCGGCTGCCGACGAGCTGCGCGCTCCGGCCTGGTGGTACGCCGAGGTGGTCTCGCACGATCTCAGGACCCCGGACATCGCGGTCCTCACCGTCCGCCCCGACCAGCCGTACCCCTTCCTCGCCGGGCAGTACACGAGCCTGGAGACGCCGTGGTGGCCACGCGTCTGGCGCCACTACTCGTTCGCCTCGGCACCCCGCTCCGACGGGCTGCTGTCGTTTCACGTGAAGGCGGTTCCGGCGGGCTGGGTGTCCAACGCGCTCGTGCATCGTGCCCGGCCCGGAGACATCCTCCGGCTCGGTCCGCCCGCCGGATCGATGACCGTCGACCACAGCACCGACAGCGGACTGCTCTGTCTGGGCGGAGGCACCGGCATAGCGCCCATCAAGGCCCTGGTCGAGGATGTCGCCGAGCACGGTGAGCGCCGCCCGGTCGAGGTCTTCTACGGGGCTCGCACCGATCACGACCTGTACGACATCGACACGATGCTGCGGCTCCAGCAGAGCCACCCCTGGCTCGCCGTGCGGCCCGTCGTGGACCAGCAGGCCCATCTCCAGCTGCCGGATGTCGTCCGCGAGTACGGGCCATGGAACGAGTACGACGCGTATCTCTCGGGCCCGCCCGGGATGATCCGCAGCGGCGTGGACGCTCTGATGGACATCGGCATCCCGTCGGATCGCATACGCCACGACTCGTTGGAGGAGCTCGTCGCGGCCGGGGACTGA